The genomic interval GGACGAAGAAGCTTCGCAGGATCGACCGGTCCGCCGCGGAATCGGGCACTCCTTCCGGTTTCGTCTCGACCGTATTCACGATCGCATCGCCGTTTCGCTTGATGATGTATCGCTCCACCCAGGTCCGGGTGAAGAAGGGTTCCCTGGGGACGTCGGTTTCCGTCTTGCAGGCCTCGACGCACCGGGTGCAGCCGATGCACTTGTCCACGGAGACGCCGAAGCCGTACCACTTCCCTTTCCGCGGGGCCTCCTTCGCGAGCACCTTCGCGGGCAGGATCTGGAAGACTCCCCCGATCGCACTCCCGGAAACGAGGAATGCGAGGACATCCCTCAGGAACTTTCGTCTGCTGTTCACTCTTCCACCTCCGGCGAATGCGGATAATGACATTGCCAGCACACGTACTTCTCCCCGTGTGTGGACAGGTCGACCTTCGGCGCGTTCCTGGCCAACTTGTCCTTCGCGTCCTTGGCATGGCACTTCCCGCAGAACTCCCGGTTCTGCGGCTTCGTGGGCTTGACGCTCCGGGGCGAAATCTTGTGCTGCTGCAGCGCCTGGTGGCACACCGTGCACTCCAGCTGGACGTGGTGGGACACCGCCTTCGTCCGGGCGATCTCCCCGTGGCACGCCGAGCACTCCTTCGGGGTGGTCGGCGGCTTCGGGTCGTGCGGGTTGTGGCAGGCGGCGCAGGCCTTGAGCGGGTTGTGGGCCACCGGGTTGATCTGCGGGAAGCCCCTGGGACGCGACGGGTTGTAGGCGTGGCACAACGGGCAGAACGACCGCTCCTTCGGGATGGCCGGTTTGAACTTGTCGGGGTCCTGCGTGTGCGCCTTGGCGGGGCCGTGGCACGTTTCGCAGGAGAGATCCTTGTGGTATCCCGTCTTCTTCTTCTCGTAGATCTTGTCGTGGCACTCCGCGCAGGCGTGGAAGCCGGCGTACTGGACGGGCATGGCCTGCTCCCTCTTGACCGCGTCCGCCCACTGGATCTTCACGTCCTTCATGGGCTTGGGAATCAACACGATCACGACGAACGCCCCCACGAAGATCAATCCCAGGAAAACAACCAGCAGCCTCACCAGGGCGTCCGGCATTTTCGAAAGGAATTTTTTCATTGCGCGTTCTTCCTCCTTGTGACCGTGAAAGAAAAAGGCGGACGTGACGGGATTTGCCCAGCCGCCCCCCCGCGGTTTTCGTGGGCCTGGCCAGCGGCCGGCATGGGCCGGCGCTGGCCGAAAATGCATCGAATCTTACCCGGTAGCCCGGGGTCTGTCAACGAGAATGGATCCTGCCGGGAGCCGGCAGCCGGAGCGTGAAGCCGGCCTAAGCCTCCGCCTCGACCCCCGGCCCGCCGGAAACCCGTCCATGCCGTTGGACGATGAACCTCTGGTCCGCGATGACCGGCGTCACGCCGTCCTCCCCGACGTGGAAGTCGCCGTTCAGGATCGGAATCGCCACCCGCAGGAGCATGGTGTAGACGAAGAGCCCGGTCGCCCAGATCCCCATCGTCAACAGGAACTCGATCCCGGTGGGGGCATAGTCGTAGATTTCCCCCAGCACGTCGGGCGCCAGCCCCGGGATCACGAGCCCCATCCCCTTTTCGATGTAGACCCCGATGAAGATAAGGACGCACCCGATGTTCAGCGTCACGTAGTTTTCCCGGGTCTGCGGGATGAGGAAGAGCAGGAACGCGGTGACGTTGAAGAACATCGCCGTCCAGATGTACGGGACCAGGGTGGTGTGCCCGTGGAGCCCCTGGAAGAGGTACTGCATCGGGGCCAGATGGATCGTGTCCGAATAGTATTCCTTGAACACTTCCGCGCCCAGCAGGAACAGGTTGAGGAACATCGAGTAGGCGATCAGCTCGGCGACCTTGAAGATCGCCTCGTCCTTGATTTCGGTCTTGGTGTATTTCCGGATCACCTGGAAGAGCATGATCATGAAGGCCGGCCCGGAGCAGAACGCCGACGCCAGGAAGCGGGGCGCGAGGATCGAGGCGTTCCAGAAGGGACGGGCGCCCAGCCCGTTGTAAAGGAACGCCGTCACCGTGTGGATGGAGACGGCCGCCGGGATGGAGAACAGGATCAGCGGGACGGTAAACGACGGGTTCGGCTCCCGCCGGTGGTAGAGGTTGTAGAGGATGTAGACGGCGATCACGAGGTTCAGGACGAGGTAGAGGTTCAGCACCACCACGTCCCAGGCCAGGAGCGACTGGGGGAAGTTGAGGATCCCGATCTTCGGGATCAGGTGCCAGAACCGGTCGGGCCGCCCGATGTCGACCGTGACGAACAGGAGGCACATCACCATGGCGGAGACCGCCAGCATCTCGCCCAGGACCGCGATTTCCTTGATCGGCTTCCAGTGGTAGACGTAGGCGGGGATGACGAGCAGGACGGCGGCGGCCGCCACGCCGACCAGGAAGGTGAAGTTGGAAATGTAGAATCCCCAGGACACCTGGTCCCGCATCGCGGTGACGATCAGCCCGTTCTGGAGCTGGTACGCGTAGGCGACCGTGCCGATCGCCATCATCGCCAGCAGGGAAAAGACCCAGGCGTAATACGCCACGCTCCCCTTGACCACGAGGACGAGCGTTCCCTTGAAGAATTCCCAGATCTTTTTCATCGTCCGCCCCCGCAGGTTTTACGTCGCGTAGAAGTAGTAGAACTTCGGCTGGGTGTTCAGGTCCTCCTTGAGGATGAACACCCGCTTGTTTTCGATGATGTAGCGAACCTCGCTCTCCGGGTCGAGCAGGTTCCCGAACTTGCGGGCCCCCACCGGGCACACTTCGACGCACGCCGGGTATCGCCCCGCGCTCTCCCGGACGCGCTGGATGCAGAAGGTGCACTTCTCCACCACCCCGACGGGGCGGGGACGGTTCCCCAGGTAGTGCGTGTCCGGGTTGAGCTCGGCCGCCGGCAGCCCGGGCTTCTTCCAGTTGAAGTGCCGCGCGCCGTAGGGGCACGCCGCCATGCAGTAGCGGCAGCCGATGCACCAGTTGTAGTCCACCACGACGATCCCGTCGTTCTCCGTCCACGTCGCCTGGACCGGACATACCTTCGTGCACGGCGGGTTCTTGCACTGGTGGCATTGCACGGGCATATAGAAGTGCCCCGGCTCGGGGACCTTGGAGGGGTTGTAGTAATGCTCCGCCTCCTCCAGGAAGACCCCCTTCTCCTTTTTCATCCGGAGGACCCGGATCCAGTGGATCTGCGGCTCCCTGGACGGGTTGTTCTCCCCGACGCAGCCGTAGACGCAGCGGCGGCACCCGATGCAGCGCGAGAGGTCGAGGGCGTACCCGAACAGGACCCCCTCGATGGGAGGGGTCGCCTTTACCTTGACCGCCTTTCCGAACCGGGCGCTGTACTCTTTCTCCAGGCGGGCGAGGACCTTCTGCAGTTCCGTCTTGTCGAGCTCCCGGAAATTCTTCTGGAAAAACGCCTCCCAGACGGAGGCGGACGCGTCCTTCCCGGGAAGAGCGAGGGCGCCCAAGCCCGCGGCCAGTCCCTTCAACGCCTTGCGGCGCGAGAGCCGGAAGGCGTTCCGGTCGCGCGTTTCCTTATCCGACATGACCTTCTCTCCTTGACAAACCAGGTTCACGCTCAGCGGATGCCTTCCGGGCGGACCGGCGGGGGCATCGGCTGGATCGGCTTGTACCTCGGGTCGTGCGGATTGTGGCAGTGGGCGCACAGGAGGTACTCCTTCTTCCCGTTCCACAGCCCGGTCCGCTTCCCGTGGACGCCCACCTTCCAGTCGCGGAACTTGTCCCCGTGGCACTGCCCGCACAGCCGGTACGACTCCGAGAAGTCGATCTTCTCGCCGGAGACCAGCCGGAGCTTGTCCCGGTTGGCGGTGTCGTGGCAGTCCAGGCACCAGCGCTGTCCCTGGGCGTGGTTCAGGACGATGCCGGTGTGCTCGTCCTTGAGGACCCTGCGGGTCGGGTTCGGCTTGATCTCCTTGTGGCACTCGGAGCAGGGGAAGATCCCCGGCGTAAACGGCGGCGGGGGAACAGGAAACTGCAATGCTGCCGGCTCCTCATTCCGGGTCTTGCGCTCCTCCGTCTGGTGCACAGCCAGGGCTTGTGCGGAATAGAGGAGAAGAGCCGCCGTCCCCGCCAGGAGGAAAAGATAATACGGCCGTTGATTTTTCATAGGACCCCCGACAACTGTCTAGAAGAGGAAACCCGACGAAAAGGGATGGCCCCCCAACCCCCCCGGCAGTTCCTTACTCCCCCATCCGGAGGCCGGTGGCCTCCAGGAAATCGAGATACTCGTAGATCACATCGAAATGCTTCGACTCCTCGCTCGAGAGGAGCTTGAAGAACTTCCGTTCCTGGGGGTTCGTCGCCCCCTCGGCCATCCGCTTGTACATCTCGCGCCCCTCCGCCTCGAAGCCGAGGGCTTTCCGCATGGCGGCCGCCGCGTCCCCGGAAATCGTTTTCTCCTTCCGGATCCGCCGCGTTTCCCGCTCGAACATCTGCATCCTCGCCTCGCTGGAGGCGGTGGAGACCGCCGGGAACTTCCCCTCCTCCTCGAGCTTCCGGGAGATCACAAGGATGTCCTGTGCGTGCTTTTCCTCAAGGACGGCGAGAAGCTCGAACACCTGCCTCGCGAAAGCATCCGAACTCTTGGCGGCGGCTGCGGCGAAAAACCGTTTCCCCTGTTTTTCGAACCGGAGCGCCCGGGTCAGGGCGCCGGAAGAGTTCTTTTTCCATTTCGAAGACGCGGAATTCGCCATCGCTCTTCCACCCCCCTCGAATTCAATAAACAGTCCTGATTATTATGCCCACGGTCCGTCCCCGTTTTCCACTCGAAAAAAAATCTATTCTTTTTTCTTCGGTCGGGACCCGACGGGCGGGCCGGATCCCGTTTGCGATCATTTGTTTATCTCTTCTGCAGCTCACCTACGCCAATAAACGGTACCGCCCCGCCCCCTGTAACCTGGGGGAGTATCCCATTCCATTTATCTATGGCCTTGAGATTGGCCTCGATCTTTCTAAGCTCTATAAGGTCCGGTGAAATATTCGCTCTCTGCAGCCTCAAGGATTCCGCCTCTGCCCTTGCTGCTGTAATCTTCTGCTCTGCCTCTATCTTTATTCTATCCAGGTCTCTCCTTGCCTTTAGTGCAAGCTGTTCTGCTGTCTGCTTTGACTCAATAGCCTCCGTAAATATTTTAGAGAAGCTGAAAGCGACAATAGAAACCGCATCAACTGCTATATTATTAGGCATAAGTCTTTCAGCAAGGTTTGCTCTCATTGCCTCGCTTACTGCTGCTCTCTTTGTTATAAGCTCTTCTGCTGAATACCTGGCTGACACAGCTTTCATTACCTCTTGTATTGCAGGGTCTATAATACGCTCCTTGAAGTGTATCCCAATGGTTTGATAGACAACATTTGCCTTATCAGGTATGACATGATAGTTAAGCGCAACCGATGAAGTCACATCCTGAAGATCAGCTGAGGCTGATGTGGCATCAGTTACTGCCTTTTGAACCTTGACATCCATTATGGCAACCCTCTGCATTACAGGTATCCTGAAATGCAGCCCTTCTCCAAACACATTCTCCTGAACAGCACCAAAATTAAGGACAACCCCTCTTTCACCTGCCCCAATCTGAACCCATGGCTTCAAGAACATGAAAAAGGCCAGGATTGCTACAATGATCAGCGCCTTCCTCGCAGGTCCTTTCTTCATCGCAGACAGCATCGTCTCACTTGCACTGTAAACATTTCTTTCATCCATCCCTACCCCCTCATTGAAGGAAGTTTGTTTTTTCGCTGCCCAGTCGGTAGGGTCCTTCACTCCTCCCGGCCGTTGTGTTTCGGGGGCCGGATCGACCTGCCCGACATCACCGACCCCGCCACACCTAACGCTGCTGCTTCCGACGGCCTTTCGCCGTCAGTATACTCAAATGGGATGGGAATCAACAGGACGCTGGCCTGGAAGAGGTCCCGCAGGATGACGGTATCGAAGACGGGGGAGTGGACGAAACTCCCGTCCGTCCGGAAGACCCCCGCGGGAGCAAGGACGTGCAGGTGGGGATGCCAGCCGAGGAACTCCCCGGCGGTCTGGATGGAGACGATGGCGACGGGAAGATGCCCTTCTTAGGCTCGACTTTACCAACCCCTTTTGACCTTAAATAGCCGGCTCTTTTTTCCTGGGACGGCGATTGGCCTCCAGGACCTTCTTCCGGAGACGCAGCGAGGACGGCGTCACCTCGGCCAGCTCGTCCTCGTTGATGAACTCGAGCGCGCCCTCCAGCGACAGGATCCTCGGCGGGACCAGGCGAAGCGCCTCGTCGGCGCCGGCCGCGCGGATGTTGGTGAGCTTCTTCTCCTTCGTTACATTGATGTCGATGTCCACGGGACGGGAGTTCTCCCCGACGATCATCCCTTCGTAGACCTGCGTCCCTTCCCCGATGAAGAAGGCGCCGCGGGACTGGAGATGGAAGATCGCGTAGGCGGTCGCCCGGCCTGACCGGTCGGCCACCAGCGCCCCGTTGATCCTCTCCGGGATCGGGCCCTGCCACGGCTCGTACCCGTCGAAAAGATGGTTGAGCAGCCCCGTCCCGCGCGTCTCCGTGAGGAACTCCGAGCGGAACCCGATGAGCCCCCGCGACGGAATCCGGTATTCGAGGCGCACCCGCCCATGCCCGGGATTGACCATCTTCGTCATCTTCGCCTTGCGGGCCCCCAGGCGTTGAGTCACCGTTCCCAGGTAGGCCTCGGGGATATCGACGAACAGCATCTCCACCGGCTCCTTGAGCACTCCGTTCCCGGTTTTCGTGACCACCTCGGGGCGGGAAACCGACAACTCGAATCCTTCGCGGCGCATCATCTCGATGAGGATCGCCAGCTGCAGCTCCCCGCGACCCATCACGGTGAATGCGTCGGTCCCGGAGAAGTCGATCCGGAGCGCCACGTTGGCGAGTAGTTCCTTCGCAAGTCGCTCCCGAAGCTGCCGTGAGGTGACGTATTTCCCCTCTCTCCCGGCGACCGGAGAGGTATTGATCGAGAAGACCATCGACACCGTCGGCTCGTCGACCGCGATCCGCGGCAGGGGGCGCGGCGCCATCGCGTCGGAAACCGTGTCCCCGATGGTGATCAGCGGAGCTCCTGCGACGGCCACGATCTCTCCCGCTCCGGCTTCCGGGATCTCCTCCCGGGAAAGCCCTTCGTAGCCGTAGAGGAGCGCGACCTTGACGCGCTCCATCGCCCCGTCCTTTCCGCAAATGGACACGGCCTCCCCGGCGCGGAGGGTCCCGGAGAAAACCCTCCCCACGGCCAGCCGACCGATGTAGTCGCTGTAGTCCAGGCTCGTCACCAGGAACTGCAGGGGGGCGGAAGGATCCCCGGACGGAGGCGGTACGTGGGTGAGGATCCGGTCGAACAGAGGGCGGAGGTCTCTCCCCTCCCCGCCGTCTTTCTCCCGTGCCGTCCCCGCGCGGGCGTTCGTCAGGAGGATCGGGAATTCCAGCTGCTCCTCCGCCGCGTCCAGGTCGATGAACAGGTCGTAGACCTCGCTGATCACCTCGTCGATCCGGGCGTCCGGACGGTCGATCTTGTTGACGACCAGGATCACCGGGAGTGCCTGTTCCAGCGCCTTCGAAAGGACGAAGCGGGTCTGGGGGAGCGGCCCCTCGGAAGCGTCCACCAGCAGGAGCACCCCGTCGACCATCTTCAGGGTGCGCTCCACCTCCCCGCCGAAATCGGCGTGGCCCGGGGTGTCCACGATGTTGATCTTCACCCCCCGGTAGACCACGGCGGTGTTCTTCGCCAGGATCGTGATCCCCTTCTCCCGCTCCAGGTCGGTCGAGTCCATCACGCGATCGGGAACGGCCTGATGTTCGCGGAAGACGCCGCTCTGTTTGAGCATCGCGTCGACCAGCGTGGTCTTGCCGTGGTCCACGTGGGCGATGATCGCCACGTTGCGGATGTCGGAGGGTCGCATGCGCGTGAGGGTCTTACCGGAAGGAGCGCTCGAACAGCTCCCGGATCGC from Deltaproteobacteria bacterium RBG_16_64_85 carries:
- a CDS encoding polysulfide reductase, producing MKKIWEFFKGTLVLVVKGSVAYYAWVFSLLAMMAIGTVAYAYQLQNGLIVTAMRDQVSWGFYISNFTFLVGVAAAAVLLVIPAYVYHWKPIKEIAVLGEMLAVSAMVMCLLFVTVDIGRPDRFWHLIPKIGILNFPQSLLAWDVVVLNLYLVLNLVIAVYILYNLYHRREPNPSFTVPLILFSIPAAVSIHTVTAFLYNGLGARPFWNASILAPRFLASAFCSGPAFMIMLFQVIRKYTKTEIKDEAIFKVAELIAYSMFLNLFLLGAEVFKEYYSDTIHLAPMQYLFQGLHGHTTLVPYIWTAMFFNVTAFLLFLIPQTRENYVTLNIGCVLIFIGVYIEKGMGLVIPGLAPDVLGEIYDYAPTGIEFLLTMGIWATGLFVYTMLLRVAIPILNGDFHVGEDGVTPVIADQRFIVQRHGRVSGGPGVEAEA
- a CDS encoding 4Fe-4S ferredoxin translates to MSDKETRDRNAFRLSRRKALKGLAAGLGALALPGKDASASVWEAFFQKNFRELDKTELQKVLARLEKEYSARFGKAVKVKATPPIEGVLFGYALDLSRCIGCRRCVYGCVGENNPSREPQIHWIRVLRMKKEKGVFLEEAEHYYNPSKVPEPGHFYMPVQCHQCKNPPCTKVCPVQATWTENDGIVVVDYNWCIGCRYCMAACPYGARHFNWKKPGLPAAELNPDTHYLGNRPRPVGVVEKCTFCIQRVRESAGRYPACVEVCPVGARKFGNLLDPESEVRYIIENKRVFILKEDLNTQPKFYYFYAT
- a CDS encoding HflC protein, coding for MDERNVYSASETMLSAMKKGPARKALIIVAILAFFMFLKPWVQIGAGERGVVLNFGAVQENVFGEGLHFRIPVMQRVAIMDVKVQKAVTDATSASADLQDVTSSVALNYHVIPDKANVVYQTIGIHFKERIIDPAIQEVMKAVSARYSAEELITKRAAVSEAMRANLAERLMPNNIAVDAVSIVAFSFSKIFTEAIESKQTAEQLALKARRDLDRIKIEAEQKITAARAEAESLRLQRANISPDLIELRKIEANLKAIDKWNGILPQVTGGGAVPFIGVGELQKR
- a CDS encoding GTP-binding protein TypA, producing MRPSDIRNVAIIAHVDHGKTTLVDAMLKQSGVFREHQAVPDRVMDSTDLEREKGITILAKNTAVVYRGVKINIVDTPGHADFGGEVERTLKMVDGVLLLVDASEGPLPQTRFVLSKALEQALPVILVVNKIDRPDARIDEVISEVYDLFIDLDAAEEQLEFPILLTNARAGTAREKDGGEGRDLRPLFDRILTHVPPPSGDPSAPLQFLVTSLDYSDYIGRLAVGRVFSGTLRAGEAVSICGKDGAMERVKVALLYGYEGLSREEIPEAGAGEIVAVAGAPLITIGDTVSDAMAPRPLPRIAVDEPTVSMVFSINTSPVAGREGKYVTSRQLRERLAKELLANVALRIDFSGTDAFTVMGRGELQLAILIEMMRREGFELSVSRPEVVTKTGNGVLKEPVEMLFVDIPEAYLGTVTQRLGARKAKMTKMVNPGHGRVRLEYRIPSRGLIGFRSEFLTETRGTGLLNHLFDGYEPWQGPIPERINGALVADRSGRATAYAIFHLQSRGAFFIGEGTQVYEGMIVGENSRPVDIDINVTKEKKLTNIRAAGADEALRLVPPRILSLEGALEFINEDELAEVTPSSLRLRKKVLEANRRPRKKEPAI